A region from the Pseudomonadota bacterium genome encodes:
- a CDS encoding glycosyltransferase, producing the protein MTKTNIAGIFTIRNAVDAGYPFVESILSALSFCDSILVNDGGSNDGTLQYLFKLKELYPQIKIYKILDVGKVRWQAIDDVLNVLIKKVDTDWIFELQGDEMFHEKDVNLIKNIINNTKCNGIRSSRVDLTSWDTDVNKPTYKMGTMRLVRNIDGLTSDWGGDHFTINHNPFPRKGFTLHNVPPEYDALNLNLYHFCDIFPGNSKIKAKRHAEHLACTAPERISAYDSRKNSHIHKTQSKNISQFPLLMQGLCGSQYYNVREELLK; encoded by the coding sequence ATGACCAAAACAAACATTGCCGGAATTTTTACAATAAGAAACGCGGTTGATGCTGGATATCCGTTCGTAGAGTCTATTTTATCCGCACTTTCTTTTTGTGATTCTATTCTTGTAAACGACGGAGGCTCAAATGATGGAACCCTTCAATACCTTTTTAAGTTGAAAGAATTATATCCACAAATTAAAATATATAAAATTCTAGACGTAGGGAAAGTTCGCTGGCAAGCTATAGATGATGTTTTGAATGTATTAATTAAAAAGGTTGATACTGATTGGATATTTGAACTCCAGGGCGACGAAATGTTTCACGAAAAAGATGTAAATTTAATAAAAAATATAATAAACAATACAAAATGTAATGGAATTCGTAGCTCTCGTGTAGATTTAACTTCGTGGGATACAGATGTAAATAAACCTACATATAAAATGGGAACCATGAGATTAGTAAGAAATATTGATGGTCTTACCTCTGACTGGGGAGGCGATCATTTTACTATAAATCATAACCCTTTTCCAAGAAAAGGGTTTACTCTTCATAATGTTCCACCCGAATATGACGCCCTAAACTTAAACTTATATCATTTTTGTGATATATTCCCTGGAAATTCAAAAATTAAAGCGAAAAGACATGCCGAACATCTTGCGTGTACTGCTCCAGAAAGAATAAGCGCTTATGATTCAAGAAAAAATTCTCATATTCATAAAACACAATCAAAAAATATAAGTCAATTTCCTTTGTTAATGCAAGGATTATGCGGCTCGCAATATTACAATGTAAGGGAAGAATTGTTGAAATGA
- a CDS encoding PD-(D/E)XK nuclease family protein yields the protein MFSVSASKITTYHSCPRKFYLQYILKLKEPTESPWLELGSRVHSKLADGIFESDDPTEKILLQNGKKFLDSMPKNPIRETSYSDPGNPGRFYGEVCGQKAVGIFDIHWEPEISEGGDFKTGQFWKSYTSHFDMQAWILNELFKQKYDQPLKRFCFAFLKDGSVYEPECIKDEKSNKKVEKSIKKILFNIEEGNYPKKCGNLCDKCGLNMFCSMDL from the coding sequence ATGTTTTCTGTTTCCGCCAGTAAAATTACAACGTATCACTCCTGCCCCCGAAAATTCTATTTACAATATATTTTAAAACTAAAAGAGCCTACAGAATCCCCGTGGCTTGAATTAGGAAGTAGGGTTCACTCTAAATTGGCAGACGGAATATTTGAGTCAGATGACCCAACCGAGAAGATATTACTTCAAAACGGAAAGAAATTCTTGGACTCTATGCCGAAAAACCCGATACGTGAGACCTCATATTCTGATCCAGGAAATCCCGGACGCTTTTATGGAGAGGTCTGCGGGCAAAAGGCGGTAGGGATTTTCGATATCCATTGGGAGCCGGAAATATCAGAGGGCGGTGATTTCAAGACGGGTCAATTTTGGAAGTCTTATACCTCTCATTTTGATATGCAGGCGTGGATTCTTAATGAGTTGTTCAAGCAAAAATACGATCAACCTTTGAAGAGATTTTGTTTCGCATTCCTAAAAGATGGATCGGTATATGAACCAGAGTGTATAAAAGACGAAAAATCGAATAAAAAAGTTGAAAAGTCTATTAAAAAGATTCTTTTTAATATAGAAGAGGGGAATTATCCCAAAAAATGCGGCAATCTTTGTGATAAATGTGGTCTGAACATGTTTTGTAGCATGGATCTCTGA
- a CDS encoding NUMOD3 domain-containing DNA-binding protein yields the protein MKSNPVLDPDMTYRNKEWLYEQYWVLNKPISSIAEECGVSESCIYKYILKVSKTINIPLKKSIGLDTFKNEEWLRNEYSIKSTIVIAKECGVSPSTISRCMKEFNIKSRTISEAKKGKPMPEDTKIKISIANRGKQNSLGYKHTKESKLKIGAAAKGNKWNVGKKSSKETREKQSRSLLARLGGVSFLPYCSKFNRARREEIRIKFGRVCFICGKTEDENGQRLDVHHCDYNKGQGCGTKWNLVALCSSCHGHTGGNRWYWFNLLSNYWLCNQSIHLNENIFYYPFSHNFI from the coding sequence ATGAAAAGTAATCCCGTTTTAGATCCTGATATGACTTATAGAAATAAGGAATGGCTATATGAACAATATTGGGTTTTAAATAAACCGATTTCTAGTATAGCAGAAGAATGTGGAGTTTCTGAATCTTGTATTTATAAATATATTTTAAAAGTTTCTAAAACAATAAATATTCCACTTAAAAAGTCTATCGGCTTGGATACATTTAAAAATGAGGAATGGTTGCGAAATGAGTATTCTATAAAGTCCACGATTGTAATTGCAAAAGAATGTGGTGTAAGTCCAAGTACTATTTCGAGATGTATGAAAGAATTTAATATTAAAAGTAGAACGATTAGTGAGGCCAAGAAAGGAAAACCTATGCCGGAAGACACAAAAATCAAAATAAGTATAGCGAATAGAGGAAAACAGAACAGTCTTGGATATAAACACACAAAAGAGTCTAAGCTAAAAATAGGGGCAGCGGCGAAAGGGAATAAGTGGAATGTAGGCAAGAAAAGTTCCAAAGAAACGAGAGAAAAACAAAGCAGATCCCTCCTAGCGCGGCTGGGAGGTGTTTCTTTTCTGCCATATTGTTCTAAGTTTAACAGAGCGAGAAGGGAAGAAATCAGAATAAAATTTGGTAGGGTATGTTTTATCTGTGGGAAAACTGAGGATGAAAATGGACAAAGATTAGATGTCCACCATTGCGACTATAACAAAGGTCAAGGATGCGGAACAAAATGGAATTTAGTTGCCTTATGTTCATCTTGCCACGGGCATACGGGTGGTAATCGATGGTATTGGTTTAATTTGTTGTCTAATTACTGGTTATGTAATCAATCTATTCATTTGAATGAGAATATATTTTATTACCCATTCTCACATAATTTTATTTAA
- a CDS encoding radical SAM protein: MSTILIYPKTTCEVGCEYCFSKPNEKQNYDKEKMMVVIKEEIRKDRISNNGHDPTVVLHGGEICFLPLIDLEYFLKELEDIGIICGLQTSLMGMTRDHVRLFKKYKVRIGVSVDGPKELNILRGPRNEGRNREYQNELIENLKILKDEGLRWGTICVLSKANASKENLPVLLNWIRENKIEARFNAMFVPTFDLRLSKWMLSCDELKNAWIEISRVSIEENLPSIDPTRDYIESLLGYSTASCSTSSKCDYATTVCVTVLGNGEISRCDRCLQDGVYLRSKEKKSTSRSDMLEKTECSGCKYFNVCGGGCPSEGIGGDFRRKTYYCEAVYGVFEYLEKQLRGILPNIVLSIDDPNYKKNEPFNWSRNMQRGTRGSSPRPQDSDKHHLCEQSGECHDKGHANSPHGDHMNHINR, from the coding sequence ATGTCTACAATTTTAATTTATCCAAAAACAACTTGCGAAGTTGGATGCGAATATTGTTTTTCTAAACCGAACGAAAAGCAAAATTATGATAAAGAAAAAATGATGGTAGTAATTAAAGAGGAAATCAGGAAAGATCGGATATCTAATAATGGCCACGATCCAACCGTTGTTTTGCACGGAGGAGAAATTTGTTTTCTTCCTTTAATTGATTTAGAATATTTTTTGAAAGAACTAGAAGATATCGGCATAATCTGTGGACTTCAAACATCATTAATGGGAATGACAAGGGATCACGTGAGACTTTTTAAAAAATATAAAGTGAGGATTGGAGTTTCGGTAGACGGCCCAAAAGAGTTGAATATTTTGAGGGGTCCAAGAAACGAAGGGCGGAATCGAGAATACCAAAACGAATTAATTGAAAACCTAAAAATACTAAAAGACGAAGGATTAAGATGGGGAACAATTTGTGTTCTTTCGAAAGCTAATGCGTCTAAAGAAAATCTTCCTGTTTTATTGAACTGGATAAGAGAAAATAAAATAGAAGCAAGATTTAATGCCATGTTTGTGCCTACTTTTGATTTACGTTTGTCAAAATGGATGTTATCTTGTGATGAATTAAAAAATGCTTGGATTGAAATATCTAGGGTCTCAATAGAAGAAAACCTTCCAAGTATTGATCCCACAAGAGATTATATTGAGTCTCTGCTTGGATACAGTACTGCATCTTGTTCTACGTCTTCTAAGTGTGACTACGCTACTACGGTATGTGTTACAGTTCTTGGAAACGGGGAAATTAGTAGATGTGATCGATGTTTACAAGATGGAGTTTATTTAAGATCTAAAGAAAAGAAAAGTACATCTAGAAGCGATATGTTAGAAAAAACCGAGTGTTCTGGGTGTAAATATTTTAATGTTTGTGGAGGAGGGTGTCCTTCTGAAGGTATAGGTGGGGATTTTAGAAGAAAAACTTACTATTGTGAAGCTGTTTATGGAGTGTTTGAGTATTTAGAAAAACAGTTGCGGGGTATACTTCCAAATATAGTACTCTCAATAGACGATCCAAATTATAAAAAAAATGAACCCTTTAATTGGTCAAGAAATATGCAACGTGGAACTCGTGGAAGTAGTCCACGCCCTCAAGACTCCGACAAGCATCATCTTTGTGAACAGTCTGGGGAATGCCATGATAAAGGACACGCGAATTCTCCTCACGGGGACCATATGAATCATATTAATAGGTAG
- a CDS encoding TnsA endonuclease N-terminal domain-containing protein, whose protein sequence is MFEKKIKINNVLYDLKYNPSSKSWMYQELICQCGCGGHLIYNKCHNQNGIPKYIKNHYCKGPIAEQRKDEYKQWEKQFEGDYLEYKYQIVEDFQRRSSRGRVGVYHSLKTNTSLFYASSYEKRAMEILDTDTNIKTYSNCKFFINYTDPEKNKVHNYFPDISAEYETGEKKIIEIKSEYQVLDPKNLAKFAAAREYCGQNNLEFEVWTEKDLDLKNKGCG, encoded by the coding sequence ATGTTTGAAAAGAAAATTAAAATTAATAATGTTTTATATGACTTGAAGTATAATCCAAGTTCAAAATCTTGGATGTATCAAGAGTTAATATGTCAATGTGGTTGTGGAGGACATCTAATATATAACAAATGCCATAATCAAAATGGAATTCCTAAATATATTAAAAATCACTATTGCAAGGGTCCAATAGCAGAACAAAGGAAAGATGAATATAAACAATGGGAGAAGCAATTTGAGGGTGACTATTTGGAATATAAATATCAAATAGTAGAAGACTTTCAAAGGAGATCTTCGCGAGGAAGAGTTGGGGTCTATCATTCTTTAAAGACGAATACTTCATTATTTTATGCCTCTTCTTACGAAAAAAGAGCTATGGAAATTTTGGATACAGATACAAACATCAAAACATATAGTAACTGTAAATTTTTTATAAATTACACAGATCCCGAAAAGAATAAAGTTCATAATTATTTTCCAGATATTTCTGCTGAATATGAGACTGGCGAGAAAAAGATTATAGAAATAAAATCGGAATATCAAGTATTAGATCCAAAAAACCTCGCCAAGTTCGCAGCCGCCAGAGAATATTGCGGACAGAACAACCTTGAATTTGAAGTCTGGACTGAAAAAGATTTAGACCTTAAAAATAAGGGTTGTGGATGA
- a CDS encoding 3'-5' exoribonuclease — protein MKYFLDTEFSERGPKHPIELISIAIITEDNREFYAINSAWYGFLAHRRASKWVRENVLSRLPRGEDMNVSSGGSPRMAWEGSRRMPISQIREEILAFIGDDKPEFWGYYADYDWVVFCQLFGAMINIPKGWPMFCMDLKQLCTEKGNPKMPDMPNSIEHHALYDARETKYRYDWLMKAV, from the coding sequence ATGAAATACTTCCTTGATACAGAATTCTCGGAGCGAGGCCCGAAACACCCAATTGAGTTGATTAGTATAGCCATTATAACTGAAGACAACCGTGAATTTTATGCGATCAATAGCGCCTGGTACGGGTTCCTTGCCCACCGAAGGGCGAGCAAATGGGTACGAGAAAACGTTCTGTCCCGTCTCCCTCGCGGAGAAGATATGAATGTATCGTCGGGTGGATCTCCGCGTATGGCATGGGAAGGCTCTAGAAGGATGCCAATTTCTCAGATCAGAGAGGAGATTTTGGCGTTCATCGGCGACGATAAGCCCGAGTTCTGGGGCTACTACGCAGATTACGATTGGGTGGTCTTCTGCCAATTGTTTGGGGCGATGATCAACATTCCGAAAGGATGGCCTATGTTCTGTATGGACTTGAAACAACTATGCACGGAGAAAGGCAACCCAAAAATGCCGGATATGCCAAATTCAATTGAGCATCATGCTTTGTATGACGCTAGGGAAACGAAATATAGATATGACTGGTTGATGAAGGCGGTTTGA